AAGCTGCAACTCGGGCGCATTTCGCAGCTGTTCTCCGAGATCAGGTTCCCTTTCGATAACGGGGCCCGCAGGCCTGCCCTTTCCCTGCGCGGCGGCAGGCGGAACGGCCGATGAGGGAACGTTCAGTCCGGGTGCGGCAACCGCTTGCGGCTGCACGGGTTCCAGCCCGAGCTTCTTCAGCGCCGCAGCCTGATCCATGCCGAGGTATTTCTGCATGAAAGCAAGCTCGGCAGGAGTGAATTGCCCTTTGTCGCCGGGAGGAGTTGTTTCGAACTCCTGATCCTGAAAATATTCTTCCGGTGTCTTGATCATAATAACGCCACTATCTCGTTTGCGAGGAGCTCATACCCTTTTGCCCCGCGGCATTCCGGGTCAACATCAAACACAACCTTGCCAAGGGCGCTCGCATCGCGAAAACGCGTATCTATGCCTATGATCGTTTTGAACATGTTGTCGCCCATCTTCTTTCCCAACAGCTCCAGAACTCTGCGGCAGGCTCCTGCTCGTTTATCGTACATAGTCGGCAGTGCGCGATACCGAATGGGTTCCGGCAACACCTTGTTCAGCAGGCGAATGCTGTCAAACAACAACTTCAGACCGTGCAAAGCCAGAAAATCCGTCTGGATGGGAATAATCAGCAAATCACAGGCAACCAGCGCATTGATCTGCAAAAGCCCGAGTTGCGGGGGACAATCCAGAATGATGTAGTCATAATCATTACGGACCAGCTCCAATGACAGCTTGAGAATGCCACCCTTTCCCGGTCTGTCCCGCAGATCGCCTTCCAGCTCGGAAAGCCGGATGGAAGCGGGAACCATATCGAAGATCTGTGCTTCCTGCCGGTAGCGTATTTTCTGCCAGACCTCCATCCAGTTTTCTTCCGGACTCGTGAACAAATCATACACAGAGTGTTCAATCGAATCAGGATAATACCTCTGATGCACCGATGCACAGGCATGAGGGTCAAGGTCCATGACCATGACTTTTTTGCCCATCCTAGCCAGCGCAGCTCCCAGAGACAGGGCAGTCGTGGTTTTGCCGACACCGCCCTTCTGATTTGCCACCGCCAGAATTTTACCGTTCATTACAGCACCCCTGCAGCCAGAAGTCAGACACTCTTCCTCCGTTACTCCAGTTTCCTGTAAACGATGGCTCCCTTGTGGTGTTCCGGCTTGAAGGCCCGAGTGATGTTGTGCAGCGACTCGGAGTGTCCGATAAGCATGGAACCGCCGGGCAGCAGGTTGTCGTAAAACGAACCGATAACCTGCTTCTTCATGTTGTCGTCAAAGTAAATGATGACGTTACGGCAGAAAACGATGTGAGAAGGTTCCACACGTTTCAACTGCATGCGGTCGCTCAGGTTGATCTGCCCGAAGTTGACAAGACGCTTCACTTCCGGATTCACCTTGTAGGTCAGGTCCGTCTGGGTGAAGTAGCGCGAGACCACTTCCTTCGGCGTCGTCCGCAGGGCATATTCAGTGTAAATCCCTCTGCGGGCAGACATGAGCACGGCTTCGGAAAGGTCGTTGGCCGAGATCTTTATGTCCCAGGTGGCGATTTCAGACTTCAGCACGTCATGAAGGATCATGGCGATGGTGTAGGGTTCTTCGCCCGTGGAGCAACCGGCAGACCAGATGCGGAGCTTCTTCTGCCGTTTCTTGCGCAGATCATCCAGAAGCGGAGGCAGAACGCTCTCTTCAAACACCTTGAGCTGAGGAGGATTTCTGTAAAAGCTGGTTTCGTTGGTTGTTACCACCTCAAACAGCTTGCTCAACTCCTGACGCTTGCTCGCATCGTAGCGCAGGAAGTAATAGTATTCCCCGAATGTCTTGAGATTCAGATCCTTGAGCCGGTTGGCGAGACGATTCTCGATGAGGTATTTACGGTTGTCCGCAATGTAGATGCCGCACTGTTCGTAGATGAAATCGCGAAGTTGTCGGAACTCATCGTCGGACACCTTCTGGTCCTTCTTCAAGGTTATCGTCTTCGAAAACAATGAAGACATCTACTCTCCCTCCCCTTCGTTCTGCCGGATCTTTTCCGCGGCTTCCTGCGCGGCCTCCTGCAGTTCCTGATCGCCTGAATCCATAAGAGCCAGCAAAGACCGGAAAGCAGCCTTGCCGCCTATTTCACCCAAGGCCTCAATAGCCTTCAGCCGCACAAGCGGACTAGTGGATTCGAGCAATTCGATCAGATTAGGCACCCCGCTCTTGCTGCGCCTCTTTCCGAACGCTTCAATGGCACGGACTATGACCCAGTCGTCGGTATCTTGAAGGGCTTCTATCAGATAGGGTTCCACACCTTCCGAAGTGCAGCCGCCGATAAGGTCCACAAGGGCAAGACGAACCTCGCGGTTTTCATCATGCAGGCGCGGCACAACGAGTGCGAGTCTGTCAAAGTCGCACAGACACCCCTGGAACAGGGATTCCAGTGCAATTTTGCGGATATCGGGAACCTCATCTTCAAGTGCGGCTGTGAGAATTTCGAGATTTTCGTCCACTCCCAGCTTGCCAAGGGCATATACGGCCATCATGCGCTGAATGGGGTCGGGGCTGTTGTGGTAGAAACGGAAACGCTCAACCATGCCGGGATCTTCCAGCGCGATGCATGCTTCCAGTGCGGCTTCCTTGACGTCGTCATAGGGATGCTCAAGCATGGCAAACAGCTGGTCACCGCTTTCCACAGACCGTATGCGTTCGCCGAGGAAGTACAGAGCCGCCTTGAGCACATTTCCATCCCTGTGACGCTCAAGCACATCAAGGAAAAAGTCTTTGGCGCCTTCATCGGCCTTTTCGGCAAGAGCGTGGATAATGGCACGCTGCTCATCCCGGCTTTTGTTCCAGAATTCATCCATGAGCAGCTGCACAGCTGCCTTGTCCTCCATATGCAGGATGGCTTCCACAGCAATACGCACGGAAAATTCGTCGCCCGAACGGACAACGTTTTCCAGAGCGGGATTGAAGCCGATGGAGGCGATACTCTGCACAAAGGCAAGCAGACGTTCGTGGTCCCTGTCGGGGTCCAGCGTTGATGCCAGCCGCAGAAGCTCCGCAGAGGCTTTTTCTCCCCCCACATAACCAAGGCCGAGAACTGCTGCGTCCTGAATATCCTCGTCTTCATCTTCGAGCGCCGCCAGCAGGTACTGGCGGAACTTGTCCCGCTCCTTGTCCACCAGCAGATTGAGCGACTTGCCGCCCAGAATCTGCACAATGGCCTTCACAATCTTGTTGCGCAGAGGGCCGGGGGATGAATCGAGCCGTTTCATAAGCACACTGACAGCCTTGATGTTCCCCATCTCGCCGAGGGCTTCCACAATCATGGAGCCGACAAGGTCGGAACTTGTATCAAGAGCACGGGCCAATGCGTTGACCGAAGAATCCGCGCCTATTTTCGACAGCGCTTCAATAACGGAAAACTGCACCCATTCCTCATCCTTCATGGCCTTGTTGAGACAGTCAGCCGCATCAACGAATCCAAGAGTGCCGAGGCTGACCGCAGCCTGATACCGCACGTTGACTTCCGGGTCCTTGAGCAGAGCCTCGCACAACGGGGCCACGGCTATACGGTTATCCGACGTACCCAGAATATCGGACATGAAGATGCGGATATCGGGATCGTCGTCATGCAGAAGATCAATCAGCGTCTGCAGGTCATGGGCACCCACCTCGCGCAGGATATCCATGGATATATTTCTCAGGGGTGCGTCGTCGGAACGCAGCAGGGGCACAACCGCCTGCACGACAGCATCGCCGCCGATCTGCCTCAGGGCTCTGTCGGCCGCTTCCTGAACGCCCAGATTGGAACTCCGTATGTGCCCTGCAAGCAACGGGATGGCTTCCGTCATCTTCGCCTGCCCTGCGGCAAAGGCTGCCTCACGGATCTCCGAAGGCTCTGAACTGTTCAATTGCTTCATTATATCGATGTGCTCAGACATGTCCCCATCCTTACTGCAAGGTCGATCAGCATATCCGGTCGAACAACTGCCGGACTATTTGTACAAACCAGCCATGATGG
This region of Desulfovibrio subterraneus genomic DNA includes:
- a CDS encoding ParA family protein gives rise to the protein MNGKILAVANQKGGVGKTTTALSLGAALARMGKKVMVMDLDPHACASVHQRYYPDSIEHSVYDLFTSPEENWMEVWQKIRYRQEAQIFDMVPASIRLSELEGDLRDRPGKGGILKLSLELVRNDYDYIILDCPPQLGLLQINALVACDLLIIPIQTDFLALHGLKLLFDSIRLLNKVLPEPIRYRALPTMYDKRAGACRRVLELLGKKMGDNMFKTIIGIDTRFRDASALGKVVFDVDPECRGAKGYELLANEIVALL
- a CDS encoding CheR family methyltransferase, with the translated sequence MSSLFSKTITLKKDQKVSDDEFRQLRDFIYEQCGIYIADNRKYLIENRLANRLKDLNLKTFGEYYYFLRYDASKRQELSKLFEVVTTNETSFYRNPPQLKVFEESVLPPLLDDLRKKRQKKLRIWSAGCSTGEEPYTIAMILHDVLKSEIATWDIKISANDLSEAVLMSARRGIYTEYALRTTPKEVVSRYFTQTDLTYKVNPEVKRLVNFGQINLSDRMQLKRVEPSHIVFCRNVIIYFDDNMKKQVIGSFYDNLLPGGSMLIGHSESLHNITRAFKPEHHKGAIVYRKLE
- a CDS encoding HEAT repeat domain-containing protein, which translates into the protein MSEHIDIMKQLNSSEPSEIREAAFAAGQAKMTEAIPLLAGHIRSSNLGVQEAADRALRQIGGDAVVQAVVPLLRSDDAPLRNISMDILREVGAHDLQTLIDLLHDDDPDIRIFMSDILGTSDNRIAVAPLCEALLKDPEVNVRYQAAVSLGTLGFVDAADCLNKAMKDEEWVQFSVIEALSKIGADSSVNALARALDTSSDLVGSMIVEALGEMGNIKAVSVLMKRLDSSPGPLRNKIVKAIVQILGGKSLNLLVDKERDKFRQYLLAALEDEDEDIQDAAVLGLGYVGGEKASAELLRLASTLDPDRDHERLLAFVQSIASIGFNPALENVVRSGDEFSVRIAVEAILHMEDKAAVQLLMDEFWNKSRDEQRAIIHALAEKADEGAKDFFLDVLERHRDGNVLKAALYFLGERIRSVESGDQLFAMLEHPYDDVKEAALEACIALEDPGMVERFRFYHNSPDPIQRMMAVYALGKLGVDENLEILTAALEDEVPDIRKIALESLFQGCLCDFDRLALVVPRLHDENREVRLALVDLIGGCTSEGVEPYLIEALQDTDDWVIVRAIEAFGKRRSKSGVPNLIELLESTSPLVRLKAIEALGEIGGKAAFRSLLALMDSGDQELQEAAQEAAEKIRQNEGEGE